The genome window GTAATCGACTCCAGCGGGGACCTCTCCGTTTGCGCTAGCAGGGATGGAATGAATCTCTCCAATGCCTTGACCCTGTTCCGTCTGGTGCTGGTACCGGCTTTTCTGATCGCCCTCATCTATGATCGGCTGGTGCTGGCCTTGTCTTTTTTTGTGCTGGCCGGGGTGACCGATGTGCTGGACGGTTTCACCGCCCGCTATTTCAAGCAGCAGACCGTTCTTGGGTCCTTTCTGGATCCGCTGGCCGATAAACTCCTGATGTCCGTTTCCTATGTTTCTCTGGCGGTCGTCGGCCTGCTGCCGGCCTGGCTGGCCGTCATAGTGGTGACCAAGGATCTTTTCGTTTCTCTCGGCGTCGCCATTCTCTATTTTTCGGGACAGACGGTCGCCGCGGTCCCGACGCTGTGGGGAAAACAGACCACTTTTCTCCAGATTGTCACTGTCGCCCTGTCTCTGCTGGTGGCTTTGCAGGGGAGCGAGGCTGCCGACCTCAGGCTGCTTTTCTGGCTGACGGCGCTGGTGACCACAGCATCCGGTCTCCATTACATCCTGCGCGGCGTACGCTCTCTGCCCCCCGCCTCCCGCTAATAACATCAGGAACGGTGCGATGATCAATTGCATTCTGCGGATCTACGGGGTTTCGGCCATCTGCAATGAAACCACGAACGGGGAGTGGGTGTATGCTTGAAATCATCGGTGTCGATCCCGGGAGCATTGCCGAGGAACTGGAGCTGAATGCTGGCGACAGCATTCTGACCATTAACGGTCATATAATCAGCGATCTGCTCGACTTCCAGGTTCATGCGGCGACCGAGGAGCTGCTGCTCGAGGTGCGCAAGCACGATGGCGAACTCTGGGATCTGGAAGTGGAAAAGGACGCCGACTCCGACCTGGGCCTGAATTTCGAGCATCCCGAACCGACCCAGTGCGGGAACAACTGCATCTTCTGCTTCGTTCACCAGCTCCCGAAGGGGATGCGCCGCACCCTTTACGTCAAGGACGAGGACTACCGATTCTCCTATCTCTACGGCTCCTACGTCACCCTGACTAACGTCACCGAGGCGGATATCGAGCGGATCATCAGGCAACGCCTCTCTCCGCTCTACGTATCGGTGCACGCTACCGACGAGCAGCTGCGCACCCGCCTGCTCGGCCGCCAGGGACCGCCGATTCTCGAGCTGCTCAAGCGGCTTGCCGGGGCGGGTATCGAGATCCATACCCAGGTTGTGCTCTGCCCCGGAATCAATGACGGCCAGGAACTCGCTCGCACCATTGAGGACCTGGTGGTCCTCTATCCATGGGTTCTCACCCTGGCGGTGGTGCCGGTCGGGCTGACCGGTTACCGGCAGCGACTGCCCGATTTACGCCCGCCGACGGCGGACGAGGCGCGCATCATCCTGACATCGATTCACGACTATCAGGAGCGCTTTCTCCGCAACTGCGGCTCACGCTTTGTCTTTGCCGCCGATGAGCTTTATCTCAAGGCGGGCCTGGAATTTCCGCCCCTGGTAGCTTATGAAGACCTGGCCCAGGTGGAGAACGGCGTGGGTCTGGTCCCGCAGTTCCGGGCCGAAGCCACCGAGGTGCTCAGCGAAGCCCCCTCCCTTCAGCTTTCCGCCGTCGCCACTTTTACCGGCGAATCGGCCAAAGGGGAGCTGTCTCGCTTTGTCGCCGAACTTTCTGCCAAAACCGGCACCCTGATCCATCTCTACCCGGTCCGCAATGCTTT of Desulfuromonadales bacterium contains these proteins:
- a CDS encoding CDP-alcohol phosphatidyltransferase family protein; protein product: MNLSNALTLFRLVLVPAFLIALIYDRLVLALSFFVLAGVTDVLDGFTARYFKQQTVLGSFLDPLADKLLMSVSYVSLAVVGLLPAWLAVIVVTKDLFVSLGVAILYFSGQTVAAVPTLWGKQTTFLQIVTVALSLLVALQGSEAADLRLLFWLTALVTTASGLHYILRGVRSLPPASR
- a CDS encoding DUF512 domain-containing protein; this encodes MLEIIGVDPGSIAEELELNAGDSILTINGHIISDLLDFQVHAATEELLLEVRKHDGELWDLEVEKDADSDLGLNFEHPEPTQCGNNCIFCFVHQLPKGMRRTLYVKDEDYRFSYLYGSYVTLTNVTEADIERIIRQRLSPLYVSVHATDEQLRTRLLGRQGPPILELLKRLAGAGIEIHTQVVLCPGINDGQELARTIEDLVVLYPWVLTLAVVPVGLTGYRQRLPDLRPPTADEARIILTSIHDYQERFLRNCGSRFVFAADELYLKAGLEFPPLVAYEDLAQVENGVGLVPQFRAEATEVLSEAPSLQLSAVATFTGESAKGELSRFVAELSAKTGTLIHLYPVRNAFFGGHVSVTGLLTGRDVLNELKGKDLGQALLVPDVVLREGDAVLLDDISLEDLERELGVKVLKVASTPWGLLDGLELLDDLLSGFRAR